In Polynucleobacter sp. MWH-S4W17, a genomic segment contains:
- a CDS encoding DUF1178 family protein has translation MKVYNLSCPLDHRFEGWFASEVDCLAQQDKGMLACPVCDSTEITRMPSAPHIGKSSSTELTVSKSESESLSGGVVALTGSDHSQLEAQVQAAFLKGMRELMGRSEDVGNSFADEARKIHYKESPERSIRGQTTLDEAEALREEGIDVLSMPMIPALKNTLQ, from the coding sequence ATGAAAGTTTATAACTTATCCTGCCCCCTAGACCATCGCTTTGAAGGGTGGTTTGCTTCGGAAGTGGATTGCCTTGCTCAGCAGGACAAGGGGATGCTTGCGTGTCCAGTATGCGACAGCACAGAGATTACTCGCATGCCCTCAGCTCCGCATATTGGTAAATCATCGTCTACCGAGTTAACTGTATCCAAATCTGAATCTGAAAGTCTTAGTGGGGGCGTTGTTGCTTTGACTGGTAGCGATCATTCTCAACTTGAGGCTCAAGTACAGGCAGCCTTTTTGAAAGGTATGCGTGAGTTAATGGGTCGCTCAGAGGATGTTGGCAATTCTTTTGCCGATGAGGCTAGAAAAATTCACTATAAAGAATCTCCCGAGAGAAGCATTCGGGGTCAAACTACTTTAGATGAGGCTGAGGCTTTAAGAGAAGAGGGTATTGATGTCCTCTCAATGCCAATGATTCCCGCTCTTAAAAATACACTCCAGTAA
- a CDS encoding NUDIX domain-containing protein: protein MTEKSFEDLPAGDKHLREERLSGEDIYDGIFLKMKQDKVSLPDGETAIREYLTHPGAVAIVAILDDGRVLLERQYRYPIAKACIEIPAGKLDSKEDHLVCAQRELKEETGYTAKKWSFIRRIHPVISYSTEFIDIYLAEDLVPGKSHLDDEEFLDVFAAPLEQLISWVEDGEITDVKTTIATYWLDRFRRGLLKPHPIE from the coding sequence ATGACGGAAAAATCATTTGAAGATCTACCTGCAGGTGATAAACATTTACGTGAAGAGCGTCTATCTGGCGAGGATATTTACGACGGTATCTTCTTAAAGATGAAGCAGGACAAAGTCTCACTGCCGGATGGAGAAACAGCAATTCGCGAGTATTTAACTCATCCAGGCGCAGTAGCAATTGTTGCGATCTTAGATGATGGCAGGGTGCTTCTCGAGCGACAGTATCGCTATCCAATTGCAAAAGCCTGCATTGAAATTCCTGCAGGAAAACTAGACTCTAAAGAAGATCATTTGGTATGCGCGCAGCGAGAGCTTAAAGAAGAAACTGGGTATACGGCAAAAAAATGGAGTTTCATTCGTCGCATTCATCCGGTAATTTCTTACTCCACCGAGTTCATTGATATCTACCTAGCTGAAGATCTTGTTCCGGGAAAAAGCCATCTAGATGATGAAGAGTTTTTGGATGTATTTGCTGCTCCATTAGAGCAATTGATATCCTGGGTTGAGGATGGCGAGATTACGGACGTCAAAACCACGATAGCCACCTACTGGCTTGATCGCTTTCGTAGGGGCTTACTAAAACCGCATCCAATCGAATAG
- the nuoN gene encoding NADH-quinone oxidoreductase subunit NuoN, with translation MQAFDLYAILPELVLLVATCLLLVASVYVRERVSSTTGVEQDIFHTPRGVGFVYFFSLILLAYLIFAFIGRMGDPALVAMNGLFQSDPFSNLLKACSCIAVLVSLIYSKQYLMDRALFRPDFIVLALLALLGQFVLISGANLLTLYLGLELMALPTYALVAMRHSNEMSVEAGIKYFILGALASGFLLYGMSMLYGVTGSLDLIEIFKTVADPRINHLVMAFGLVFIVAGLAFKLGVVPFHMWVPDVYQGAPTAVTLMIAAAPKLAAFALLFRLLVNTLLPLLGDWQPMLVLLAVLSLVVGNVTAIAQTNIKRMLAYSAIAQMGFVLLGMLSVFDDHAFSASMFYAITYVLTTLGTFGLLMALSRKGYDCETLNGLKGLNKKHPWFAFIGLVMMFSLAGIPPTVGFAAKLGVLEALVDAEHTFLAVIAVIASLIGAFYYLRVVKVMYFDEPEHEIAISGSGFAKGLLSLNGILVLVIGIVPAGLMSLCLDAMRRTLLGS, from the coding sequence ATGCAAGCATTCGACCTTTACGCCATCCTGCCGGAACTTGTTTTACTCGTAGCAACCTGTTTGTTATTGGTTGCTAGCGTTTATGTTCGCGAAAGAGTGTCCTCAACCACTGGTGTTGAGCAAGACATCTTCCATACTCCGCGAGGTGTTGGTTTTGTGTATTTTTTCTCACTCATTTTGTTGGCTTATCTCATTTTTGCTTTTATTGGACGCATGGGCGATCCAGCGCTTGTAGCAATGAATGGACTTTTTCAGTCTGATCCATTTTCTAACTTGCTCAAGGCATGTTCTTGCATCGCTGTTTTGGTGAGCTTGATTTATTCCAAGCAATATCTGATGGATCGCGCCTTGTTCCGTCCTGACTTCATTGTCTTAGCCCTGCTTGCTTTGCTTGGCCAGTTTGTATTGATCTCTGGTGCAAACCTATTAACTTTATACCTAGGCTTGGAGTTGATGGCTTTGCCTACCTACGCATTGGTTGCAATGCGCCATAGCAACGAAATGAGTGTGGAAGCTGGTATTAAGTACTTTATCTTGGGAGCATTAGCATCCGGCTTCTTGCTCTATGGCATGTCGATGCTCTACGGCGTCACCGGATCACTTGACCTTATTGAAATCTTTAAAACCGTTGCCGACCCGCGTATAAACCATTTGGTGATGGCTTTTGGTTTGGTATTTATTGTTGCTGGCTTGGCCTTTAAGTTGGGTGTAGTGCCATTTCACATGTGGGTGCCTGACGTTTATCAAGGCGCGCCAACTGCTGTGACTTTAATGATTGCTGCGGCTCCAAAATTAGCTGCATTTGCTTTGTTATTCCGTTTATTGGTCAACACATTGTTGCCTTTACTAGGTGACTGGCAGCCAATGCTGGTCTTGCTCGCAGTTCTATCATTAGTTGTTGGTAACGTCACCGCCATTGCGCAAACCAATATCAAGCGCATGCTGGCTTATTCTGCAATTGCACAAATGGGCTTTGTACTCTTGGGCATGCTGTCTGTTTTTGATGACCATGCATTTAGTGCGTCGATGTTCTACGCAATTACTTATGTATTAACAACGCTTGGTACCTTCGGCTTGTTGATGGCCTTGTCACGCAAAGGCTATGACTGCGAAACCTTGAATGGCTTAAAAGGCCTCAATAAGAAACATCCGTGGTTTGCTTTTATTGGTCTGGTGATGATGTTCTCCTTGGCTGGTATTCCGCCTACGGTCGGTTTTGCTGCTAAATTAGGTGTTTTGGAAGCCTTGGTGGATGCAGAGCATACATTCTTAGCTGTAATCGCTGTGATCGCCTCTTTGATTGGTGCTTTCTACTATCTTAGAGTGGTTAAGGTCATGTATTTCGATGAGCCTGAGCATGAGATTGCAATTTCTGGTTCTGGCTTTGCCAAAGGGCTCTTGAGTCTTAATGGCATTCTGGTTTTAGTGATCGGTATTGTTCCTGCGGGACTAATGAGTCTTTGCTTGGATGCAATGCGCCGCACCTTACTGGGATCCTAA
- a CDS encoding NADH-quinone oxidoreductase subunit M, with amino-acid sequence MILSYAIWTPIVFGLIILFYGSERSTAGVRWLTLIGAVLSFIATLPLLINFDIANSGMQFVEKISWIPRYDINYHLGIDGISVWFIVLTAFINIIVVIAAWEVIQTKVSQYMASFMILSGLMIGVFCALDALLFYVFFEATLIPMYIIIGVWGGHNRIYAAFKFFLYTLLGSLLTLIAMLYLYNVTNTFDILAWQNARLDIVEQILLFAAFFMAFAVKVPMWPLHTWLPDVHVEAPTGGSVVLAAIMLKLGAYGFLRFSLPIAPDASQYLGPFVIFLSLVAVIYVGAVALVQKDMKKLVAYSSVAHMGFVTLGFFLFSPLGIEGGIVQMISHGFVAGAMFLSIGVLYDRMHTRQIADYGGVVHRMPAFTAFAVLMAMANCGLPATSGFVGEFMVILAAVDYDFVIGILAATALILGAAYSLWMVKRVFFGTVNNSHVEALKDLNGREYFLMAVLSICVIGMGVYPKPFTDIIHPAVINLLQHVAVSKL; translated from the coding sequence ATGATTCTTTCTTACGCCATTTGGACCCCGATTGTCTTTGGACTCATTATTCTATTTTATGGGTCTGAAAGATCAACTGCCGGAGTGCGCTGGTTGACGCTTATCGGAGCGGTGCTAAGCTTCATTGCAACGCTTCCATTGTTGATTAATTTCGACATCGCTAATTCTGGGATGCAGTTCGTTGAAAAAATCAGCTGGATTCCGCGTTACGACATTAATTACCACCTAGGTATTGATGGTATTTCTGTTTGGTTTATTGTTTTAACTGCGTTCATCAACATCATTGTGGTGATTGCAGCGTGGGAAGTGATCCAGACTAAGGTGTCGCAATACATGGCCTCATTCATGATCCTGTCAGGATTAATGATCGGCGTATTTTGTGCTCTTGACGCTTTGCTTTTCTATGTGTTCTTTGAGGCGACATTAATTCCGATGTACATCATCATTGGTGTATGGGGCGGTCACAACCGTATTTATGCGGCATTTAAGTTTTTCTTGTACACCTTGCTTGGCTCTTTGCTTACCTTGATTGCCATGCTGTATTTGTACAACGTGACTAATACATTCGATATCCTGGCTTGGCAAAATGCCCGACTAGATATTGTTGAGCAGATCCTTTTGTTTGCAGCATTCTTTATGGCGTTTGCTGTTAAGGTTCCAATGTGGCCATTACATACTTGGCTACCAGACGTCCACGTCGAGGCCCCAACAGGTGGCTCAGTAGTCTTGGCTGCAATTATGTTGAAGCTTGGTGCCTATGGATTTCTGAGGTTCTCTTTGCCAATCGCGCCAGATGCAAGCCAGTACTTAGGCCCATTTGTAATCTTCTTATCTTTGGTTGCAGTCATCTATGTAGGTGCAGTTGCTCTTGTTCAAAAAGACATGAAAAAACTGGTTGCCTATTCGTCTGTGGCTCACATGGGCTTTGTTACATTAGGATTCTTCCTCTTTAGTCCGCTGGGTATTGAGGGCGGTATTGTGCAGATGATTTCACATGGCTTTGTTGCCGGTGCGATGTTCTTGTCCATTGGCGTGCTTTATGACCGCATGCATACCCGTCAGATCGCTGATTACGGTGGCGTAGTGCATCGCATGCCTGCATTTACTGCATTTGCCGTATTAATGGCGATGGCCAACTGTGGTTTACCTGCTACCTCTGGGTTTGTTGGTGAGTTCATGGTGATCTTAGCTGCGGTTGATTACGACTTTGTTATCGGCATCCTAGCTGCTACAGCATTAATTTTGGGCGCAGCTTATTCCTTGTGGATGGTGAAGCGCGTATTTTTCGGTACCGTTAACAATTCCCACGTTGAAGCGTTAAAGGATTTGAACGGTCGCGAGTATTTCTTGATGGCAGTTTTATCTATCTGTGTAATTGGTATGGGCGTCTATCCAAAACCATTTACGGACATCATTCATCCAGCTGTAATTAATCTGTTGCAGCATGTTGCTGTCAGCAAACTCTGA
- the nuoL gene encoding NADH-quinone oxidoreductase subunit L produces the protein MQLTLNIPVLCAIPLAPLVGSVIAGFFGTKLGGNRIGHGASQFVTILGVTIAFVLSCNVLVQVMDGFYFNGTVYHWMQLGELNLDIGFLIDPLTATMMCVVTFVSLMVHIYTIGYMQGEEGYNRFFSYISLFTFAMLMLVMSNNLLQLFFGWEAVGVVSYLLIGFYFERQSAVFANMKAFLVNRVGDFGFILGIGILLASTGSMQYDVIFSQNSALAAQTLPGTSWNLMTVACICLFIGAMGKSAQFPLHVWLPDSMEGPTPISALIHAATMVTAGIFMVSRMSPLFELSDVALSFILVIGSITALFMGFLGIVQNDIKRVVAYSTLSQLGYMTVALGVSAYPVAIFHLMTHAFFKALLFLAAGSVILGMHHEQDMRKMGGLWKYMPITCLMMLLGNLALVGTPFFSGFYSKDSIIEAVAASHIPGSGFAYFAVMASVFVTALYSFRLYFYVFHGKARWGHEDSHTHDHHHDHAEQGDDHAHHGLAPGQKPHESPFVVTLPLILLAIPSVIIGFYTISPLLFGTYFGDSIFIDLARHPVMKELEDEFHGPVAMAIHAFTSPVLLLVALGVLTAAIGYLWAPKLPAKVAETFAPIKKLFDNKYYLDEINQAVFAKGLIWIGGFLWHRGDQKIIDGFFVNGSAHTVGRFAGVIRHLQSGYLYHYAFAMIAGLAVLLAWVLYAYLPFVR, from the coding sequence ATGCAATTGACCTTAAACATACCTGTACTTTGCGCCATTCCTTTGGCGCCGTTAGTCGGCTCTGTCATTGCCGGTTTCTTTGGCACCAAATTAGGCGGCAATCGCATTGGTCATGGGGCCAGTCAGTTTGTAACTATTTTAGGTGTAACCATTGCATTCGTGCTTTCCTGCAATGTATTAGTTCAAGTGATGGATGGCTTCTATTTCAATGGAACTGTTTACCATTGGATGCAATTAGGCGAACTCAATTTAGATATTGGCTTCCTGATTGACCCATTAACAGCAACTATGATGTGTGTAGTGACCTTTGTGTCATTGATGGTTCACATCTATACCATTGGGTATATGCAAGGCGAAGAAGGTTACAACCGCTTCTTCTCCTATATTTCTTTATTCACCTTTGCGATGTTGATGTTGGTGATGAGTAATAACTTATTGCAACTCTTCTTTGGCTGGGAAGCTGTGGGTGTCGTTTCTTATTTGTTGATTGGCTTTTACTTTGAACGCCAGTCTGCTGTGTTTGCCAACATGAAGGCTTTCTTAGTTAACCGGGTTGGTGACTTTGGTTTCATCTTGGGTATAGGTATTCTTTTGGCTAGCACTGGCTCGATGCAATATGACGTGATCTTCTCTCAGAACTCTGCTTTAGCAGCCCAGACATTGCCTGGTACTAGCTGGAACTTGATGACGGTTGCTTGCATCTGCTTGTTTATTGGTGCAATGGGTAAGTCAGCCCAATTCCCTTTACACGTTTGGCTACCAGATTCAATGGAAGGCCCAACGCCAATTTCCGCATTGATTCATGCTGCAACCATGGTAACCGCTGGTATTTTCATGGTGTCACGCATGTCACCACTGTTTGAACTTTCAGATGTCGCGCTGAGCTTTATCTTGGTGATTGGCTCGATTACAGCGCTCTTTATGGGCTTCCTCGGTATTGTGCAAAACGATATCAAGCGCGTTGTTGCATATTCAACTTTGTCTCAGCTGGGTTACATGACTGTCGCATTGGGTGTTTCTGCATATCCGGTAGCTATCTTTCATTTGATGACGCATGCTTTCTTTAAAGCATTGTTATTCCTTGCTGCAGGTAGCGTAATTCTTGGTATGCATCATGAGCAAGATATGCGTAAGATGGGCGGCCTGTGGAAATATATGCCAATTACTTGCTTGATGATGTTATTGGGCAATCTGGCACTAGTGGGAACTCCATTCTTCTCAGGCTTCTATTCAAAAGACTCCATTATTGAAGCGGTAGCTGCAAGTCATATCCCCGGTTCAGGCTTTGCTTACTTTGCAGTCATGGCTAGCGTATTCGTAACGGCACTATATTCATTCCGTTTGTATTTCTATGTATTCCACGGCAAAGCACGCTGGGGTCATGAGGATTCACATACTCACGACCATCATCATGATCATGCGGAGCAGGGTGACGATCATGCGCATCATGGTTTAGCTCCAGGTCAAAAGCCACATGAATCACCATTCGTTGTGACTTTGCCATTGATCCTTTTGGCAATTCCATCCGTGATCATTGGCTTCTACACAATCTCGCCGTTGTTATTCGGGACATACTTTGGCGACTCCATATTTATTGACTTAGCGCGCCATCCGGTAATGAAAGAATTGGAAGATGAGTTCCATGGTCCAGTTGCTATGGCAATTCATGCATTCACATCCCCCGTCTTGTTGTTGGTAGCGCTTGGCGTGCTAACTGCTGCAATTGGTTATCTTTGGGCTCCTAAGCTACCAGCAAAAGTTGCTGAAACATTTGCGCCAATTAAGAAATTATTTGATAACAAGTATTACCTTGATGAAATCAACCAAGCCGTGTTTGCTAAAGGTCTAATTTGGATCGGCGGCTTCTTATGGCATCGTGGCGATCAAAAGATCATCGATGGTTTCTTTGTTAATGGCAGTGCGCATACAGTAGGGCGCTTTGCCGGAGTAATTCGTCATTTGCAATCCGGTTATCTCTACCACTATGCCTTCGCAATGATTGCGGGCCTAGCAGTATTGTTAGCTTGGGTTTTGTATGCTTACCTGCCTTTTGTTCGCTAG
- the nuoK gene encoding NADH-quinone oxidoreductase subunit NuoK, with translation MNITLAHYLVLGAILFATSVIGIFLNRKNVIVLLMAIELMLLSVNMNFVAFSHYLGDMAGQVFVFFILTVAAAEAAIGLAILVVLFRKVDTINADDLDHLKG, from the coding sequence ATGAATATCACTCTCGCTCATTATTTAGTGCTGGGTGCAATCTTATTTGCAACTAGCGTTATCGGAATTTTCTTAAACCGCAAGAACGTCATCGTTTTGCTAATGGCAATTGAGCTGATGCTTCTCTCGGTGAACATGAACTTTGTGGCTTTCTCCCATTATTTGGGTGATATGGCTGGTCAAGTATTCGTATTCTTTATTTTGACTGTGGCAGCTGCTGAGGCGGCTATCGGCTTGGCAATTTTGGTTGTGCTCTTCCGTAAGGTTGACACAATTAATGCCGATGATCTTGACCACCTAAAAGGCTAG
- a CDS encoding NADH-quinone oxidoreductase subunit J encodes MTFDPSTLFAMFFYGFAGLLVISALRVITARNPVHAALFLVLAFFCASGLWMLLKAEFLSLALILVYVGAVMVLFLFVVMMLDLDIEHLRRDFKKFLPVAFLMGAVIVLELSIVIIRSFIGTNVPVQPMPEEMMANNTQALGMLIFVDYVYAFEVAGVILLVAIIAAVALTLRNRKDSKSQNIHEQVNVVAADRMRIVKMGSDMAAKQDTRGEKK; translated from the coding sequence ATGACATTCGATCCATCTACTTTATTTGCCATGTTCTTCTATGGTTTTGCAGGCTTATTGGTGATTTCTGCGCTTCGCGTGATCACTGCTCGTAACCCAGTGCATGCAGCGCTATTTTTGGTATTAGCGTTCTTTTGCGCATCAGGCCTTTGGATGTTGCTCAAGGCTGAATTCTTAAGCTTGGCTCTGATACTGGTTTATGTTGGCGCAGTGATGGTCTTATTCCTCTTCGTAGTGATGATGCTGGACTTAGATATTGAACATTTACGTCGCGATTTCAAAAAGTTTCTGCCAGTTGCCTTCTTGATGGGTGCCGTTATTGTTCTAGAATTATCGATTGTGATCATTCGTAGCTTTATTGGAACCAATGTTCCAGTGCAGCCTATGCCAGAAGAAATGATGGCTAACAATACCCAAGCTTTGGGTATGCTGATCTTTGTAGATTATGTATACGCCTTTGAGGTTGCTGGTGTGATCTTGCTGGTGGCGATTATTGCTGCTGTAGCATTGACATTGCGTAATCGCAAAGACTCTAAATCGCAGAATATTCACGAGCAAGTCAATGTCGTTGCGGCAGATCGCATGCGCATTGTGAAAATGGGTTCAGACATGGCTGCAAAGCAAGATACAAGAGGGGAGAAAAAATGA
- the nuoI gene encoding NADH-quinone oxidoreductase subunit NuoI — MFKKISQFLDSLMLRDILVGMSITGRYLFKPKITVQYPEEKTPLSSRFRGLHALRRYENGEERCIGCKLCEAVCPAYAITIETAERDDGTRRTSRYDIDLTKCIFCGFCEEACPVDAIVETNIFEYFGDKRGDLYFTKDMLLAVGDKYEKDIAANRAADAPYR; from the coding sequence ATGTTTAAGAAAATTTCCCAATTCCTCGATAGCTTGATGCTAAGAGACATCTTGGTCGGTATGTCTATTACGGGTCGCTATCTCTTCAAGCCTAAAATTACTGTTCAATATCCGGAAGAAAAGACGCCTTTATCCAGTCGCTTCCGCGGTTTGCATGCTCTTCGTCGTTATGAAAATGGTGAAGAGCGTTGTATCGGCTGCAAGCTATGTGAAGCAGTTTGTCCAGCTTATGCCATCACTATTGAAACTGCCGAGCGTGATGATGGCACTCGTCGCACCAGTCGTTATGACATCGATCTCACGAAATGTATTTTCTGTGGTTTCTGTGAAGAGGCTTGTCCAGTAGACGCCATTGTTGAAACAAATATTTTTGAGTATTTCGGCGATAAGCGCGGTGACTTGTATTTCACCAAAGATATGCTTTTAGCTGTAGGCGATAAATATGAAAAAGATATCGCCGCTAACCGTGCAGCCGATGCACCTTACCGTTAA
- the nuoH gene encoding NADH-quinone oxidoreductase subunit NuoH, which yields MDNFLNLITTQGEAIFGSLWPLVWVLVRIVIIVLPMFGCVAYLTLWERKLIGWMHIRLGPNRVGPLGLLQPIADALKLLMKEIIAPAQASKVLYFIAPIMVIMPAFAAWAVIPFQAKMVLADVNAGLLYIMAISSIGVYGVILAGWSSNSKYPFLGAMRASAQMISYEIAMGFALVTVLLTSGSLNLSTIVTSQEQGYFASMGLNFLSWNWLPLLPMFLIYFISGVAETNRHPFDVVEGESEIVAGHMVEYSGMSFAMFFLAEYANMILIAAVASIMFLGGWLPIVDLPILRDIPGFFWLFGKTFFLLSCVIWLRATLPRYRYDQIMRLGWKIFIPISVFWVVVIGAWVVSPWNIWK from the coding sequence ATGGATAATTTCTTGAACCTCATTACCACTCAAGGTGAGGCTATTTTCGGCTCACTGTGGCCCTTAGTTTGGGTATTAGTGCGCATTGTGATCATCGTATTGCCAATGTTTGGTTGTGTAGCTTACTTAACCCTCTGGGAAAGAAAGTTAATTGGCTGGATGCATATTCGCCTTGGTCCAAATCGCGTCGGTCCCCTGGGTTTATTGCAGCCAATTGCTGATGCATTGAAGCTCTTGATGAAAGAGATTATTGCTCCTGCTCAAGCAAGCAAGGTTTTGTACTTCATTGCACCAATTATGGTGATCATGCCTGCATTTGCTGCTTGGGCGGTGATTCCATTTCAGGCAAAGATGGTTTTAGCTGATGTAAACGCAGGCTTGCTTTACATCATGGCTATTTCTTCTATTGGTGTTTATGGGGTCATCTTGGCTGGTTGGTCTTCTAACTCTAAATATCCGTTCCTCGGTGCAATGCGCGCATCAGCCCAAATGATCTCCTATGAGATTGCAATGGGATTTGCATTGGTTACCGTCTTGCTTACCTCGGGTTCATTAAATTTAAGTACCATCGTTACTTCACAAGAGCAGGGCTACTTTGCCAGCATGGGCCTTAATTTCCTCTCGTGGAATTGGTTACCTTTATTACCAATGTTCTTGATTTACTTTATCTCTGGCGTGGCTGAAACAAACCGCCACCCATTTGACGTAGTTGAGGGTGAGTCTGAGATCGTAGCTGGACACATGGTTGAGTACTCAGGTATGTCTTTTGCAATGTTCTTCTTGGCAGAGTATGCCAACATGATTTTGATTGCAGCTGTTGCATCTATCATGTTTTTAGGCGGTTGGTTGCCGATTGTTGACTTGCCAATCTTGCGTGATATTCCAGGCTTCTTCTGGTTATTTGGTAAAACATTCTTCCTCTTATCCTGCGTTATCTGGTTACGCGCCACATTACCGCGCTATCGCTATGACCAAATCATGCGCTTGGGTTGGAAAATCTTTATTCCCATCTCAGTTTTCTGGGTGGTTGTTATCGGCGCGTGGGTTGTCTCCCCATGGAATATTTGGAAATAA